ATGGTGCCATGCTCCCTAGATTATCATCCTTTAATGCAGCTTCAATGCCAGCACTTTCCAATAAACCTTTCACTAATTCGGCCTCCCAAGGCGTTCCCGTAAAAACCTCTACTAGAGGAGTGTTATCATCTGCAATCATAATTACTATTATTTAAAGATTAATACTCTATCTAAAAACATAACAATTAAAAAGACAAACTTGTTGCGATAAAGGAATGATTTATGCCTGAAAACAGACAGAATTAGTATTTGTATTACAACTGCATAAATCCCGAATACCGTAAAGGATTAAGTATGAACTATTTATCACTCTGCGCTTTCTCTTGTAGCAACAATCTCACTTGCTGTTTCATAATCGTCGGCAGACACAATGACACTAATACCTCCACCAGTTCCAAAACCGGTATCTTGAGACGGTGCAAAATTAACCAGATTATAATTCTTTAATGCAGCCTGAATGCCAACACTTTCCAATAAGCCTTTCACTAATTCAGCCTCCCAGGGAGAGCCAAAAAAGACTTCTACTAAAGGAACCTTATCTCCTCCATTCATAATATTTAAGTATTAGTTTATACACATCATACACAAATATAACAATTAAAAAGATAAAAAGTGATTCCGGAAGAACTTATTTATATTTATCAGATACGACTGGCCAGGACCTTCATTGCGGTAGTATAGCTCTCACTGGGAACAGCAACTCTCATTTCGGCTTCATCCTTCACCTGAGTTTGCACGTTTGCTTTCTCTAATAAACCTTTAATAAGTTCCACTTCCCATGGAGAACCTGAAAATACATCAATTAACGATACTTTTGTTGTTTTCATTTTGGTAAAAAATAAATTGATTACCTCGCAAATATAAGTAGAAAAATAGTCACCAACAAAATGGGGCAAATACATTTAAGCAATCTTTTATGCAAACGTTGTATATAAATGAATGTAAATTATACACTCATATTAATCATTTATTACTTAAGCACTTAGCAATCCTTATTGTTCTTACGGCAACTCTTAAAGGAGTTATTATTGACGCTATATATAACAAAATAAAGAATACAATAAGCTTACTCTATTTCAATAACATATTAATAGTGTATAACAGGATTTAAACACTTTAAAACAAATCTAAGAAACAAAAACAGCGTTCCTGTTTCTTAAATAGTTATTACATATTAAACAGATAAAAGCTCTTAGTCTAATTGTAACATTCATTCCAAAGCAATGAAGAAACCGTAACACTCTAAATGTAAGTGTCATTAGCATTGATCTATACAAATAAAATACCTCATTGGAAAATGTATATTTTAAGATAGATTAGCACTACAGCAACCCTTTTTGCAATCACTTAACAATCAATTTATTATCTATCCATTCTTTTCCCCATGAAGGATGATTAGGTAGTCCATTATTACGGGCAAAAAGGGATGTAGCCTTACTTATTTCAGCTTCAAAGTTCTCATAGTTTCGGTGCATAAATTTCGCCATATCGTTATTAAACATAGCCCGCAGCATGATAGCGCGTGGATTATCAGGATTCAGTTCAAGTGCTTTTTGATAATTCTGAGTCACTTCACCAAAATATTTAGGTCCGTTAGTTTGAGGATCGAATGCTATCAATGCATAGAGCCTGTATCCTTTGAGAGTATATACCTCAGAAGCATCAGCATCTGGCTTGTCGGCCAGCTTCTTCAGATAACTTTCAGCATCATTGATATACTTTAGCCGACTCTCTCTGGATGGGGTTCTAAATGAAAGTTGCACATCAGTATAGGCCATGTAGTAATAAGGGAGCCACTCTCCGGGAGATTGCATGCAAAGCCTCTCCAGTTCACTCCTTACAGTTACATACTCTTTTTCTGAATTTGCTTTATTCACATCAGTTACTACTGCAGAAAGATCCTGGGCACAGATGCTTGATGAAATCATAAATAAAATAGCGACTAAGAAAGATTCAATTGTTGTCATCTTGATTCATTTTTAAAGGTTTATAATTAAAAGTTAGACACATCATAAGCTGCTTTCCCACTGAGGGTAATAAATATACCTACATAGAAGAAATGGTCACTTGAAGAAGTTACCGGAGTAGCCTGATAACTACCTGCTTCTCCCGATGGTTTGGAATACGAATAGTTAAACACGTTTTTCCTGCCAAGCAGATTAGAAGCGGAGGCATACACAATAACGCGCTTACTAGCCAGGTAGGTGAGACTTATATCCAGACTATTGAAAGGCTTGGTAGTTGCATTCATCAATCCGGTTTTTTCAGGATCATGATATGGTCTGCCACTGGCAAAGCGGTTAGTGATGCCCCAAATTGTTTTAAGTGATGGTATATTGTACTTCAATGAAATAGTTGCATTATGCTTTGTACCAAACTGAGGCGTAGTAAGTTCTGAAAAATCCAGGTATTTTCTTTTCGAAAGATTATATGAGTAAGCCAGCATATATTCCAGGTTCTTGAATAAAGAACGATCGTTAAAGAACAGATCAACTCCTTTGCTGTAACCGTATCCATCAGAATTATAGGTATTTGAATTCTTAAGGACCAGATTGTCGTATTTCTTGTAATAAGCCTCAATACGATATATTTTATCTTTCTTTTCATGGTAAAGACCTGCAATGTAATGAGTGCATCCTTCAGAAGATAAGTCTTTGTTTCTTATAAGGTAGGTATTCTCCGGTAACTGATTATAACGGCCCACTATACCGGAGATATGAAACCCGTTAAGGTTGTATGTCAATGCCAGTCTGGGCGCATAATTCCAACTGCTGTTAAGAGTTGTATATTCGGCTCTTGAAGAAAACTCTGCATTCAGATTTCCGGTAAGACTTAAGGTAGCTACAGCAAATAATCCATTTATGGAA
This genomic interval from uncultured Bacteroides sp. contains the following:
- a CDS encoding DUF2007-related protein — translated: MKTTKVSLIDVFSGSPWEVELIKGLLEKANVQTQVKDEAEMRVAVPSESYTTAMKVLASRI
- a CDS encoding DUF2007-related protein, giving the protein MIADDNTPLVEVFTGTPWEAELVKGLLESAGIEAALKDDNLGSMAPSMSVNVGMGGMRVIVAAEDYEVASQLVETRENKK
- a CDS encoding DUF2007-related protein, with amino-acid sequence MNGGDKVPLVEVFFGSPWEAELVKGLLESVGIQAALKNYNLVNFAPSQDTGFGTGGGISVIVSADDYETASEIVATRESAE